One genomic segment of Myxococcota bacterium includes these proteins:
- a CDS encoding helix-turn-helix transcriptional regulator, translating to MKKTIQHLSAWSPDVAGLFASYDKLEELPRLLAHAVTTLIPTNIAYVGVHEVKRLPRELYAYPKNFQQPRDYTAELFVLDPFYQAYKEGRTGSLGLFEEAPPDFEQSPYFKKFYEEVGIVDEMLHLSLVPGGGVVGVGIARTRKDGAFNKEERELHEAIFPVVEQVSGRLVHLLLEAGQPLAGSDNDVEDALERFGKEMLTPREQEVVHLVLRGHNTQSVAQSLEIAPDTVKLHRKHAYAKLRVSSQGELFHKFLSTLGLRT from the coding sequence GTGAAGAAGACCATCCAGCATCTCTCGGCCTGGAGCCCCGACGTAGCAGGGCTATTCGCGAGCTACGACAAGCTCGAGGAGCTGCCGCGGCTTCTCGCGCATGCGGTCACGACGCTGATCCCGACCAACATCGCGTATGTCGGCGTTCACGAGGTGAAGCGCCTTCCGCGGGAACTCTACGCGTACCCGAAGAACTTCCAGCAGCCGCGCGACTACACCGCGGAGCTCTTCGTGCTCGATCCTTTCTACCAGGCCTACAAGGAGGGACGCACGGGCAGCCTTGGCTTGTTCGAAGAAGCCCCCCCCGACTTCGAGCAAAGTCCGTACTTCAAGAAATTCTACGAGGAGGTAGGCATCGTCGACGAGATGCTGCACCTCTCTCTCGTACCCGGCGGTGGCGTGGTCGGGGTCGGCATCGCGCGTACGCGCAAAGACGGTGCGTTCAACAAGGAGGAGCGCGAGCTCCACGAGGCCATCTTCCCCGTAGTCGAGCAGGTCTCGGGGCGGCTCGTCCACTTGCTCCTCGAGGCCGGCCAACCGCTGGCCGGCAGCGACAACGACGTCGAGGACGCCCTCGAGCGCTTCGGAAAGGAGATGCTCACTCCCCGTGAGCAAGAGGTCGTCCACCTGGTTTTGCGAGGCCACAACACGCAGTCAGTGGCGCAGTCGCTCGAGATCGCACCCGACACCGTCAAGCTCCATCGCAAGCACGCCTACGCGAAGCTGCGGGTGAGCTCCCAAGGGGAGCTCTTTCACAAGTTCCTTTCCACGCTGGGGCTTCGGACCTGA
- a CDS encoding acyl-CoA dehydrogenase family protein — protein sequence MGPEQTLEAFEAELVAWLDASDAPPVEDSVAWSERLGQAGLLAPDWVPEHGGLGLPRTHVRALESALRERGIRRTVSGGLEMLAPALLEYASPEQLLEFLPPIARAETMWAQGYSEPQAGSDLANVQMRCEDQGDHYLVNGQKIWTSGADQSDWIFCLVRTDPSAKKHDGISFLLVDLRSEGISISPIVLISGRSPFCEVFFSDVRVPKGNLIGGEGGGWPIAKRLLQFERNMLGSGGLASLTGKAGRKSLADVARERVGVDAEGRLQDAGLRERVARQWVDEQANRLTGRRGRGGDAARVSSILKLASSETSQQRYALLMDLLGSEGFGWESEGFSAHELSIPRQWLRSRANTIEGGTSEVQLNIIAKRVLGMTGGGSGVPDQSLARNEDEALIRDSALQFLTEQDPLGSVRDWRDAESAAPCSAAFWSAVQELGWPGLLAPEDQGGAGLGLRECAVVFEALGRHAVSTPLFASGVLATSALTLLDAWGVLPKAETLVTGDGTVALALDESARFDPSAIATTARRVDGGFELSGTKRPVLDGAAAERWLVWARLEAPENADTPFALFVVDPSAAGVHCETLRWIDGRRAAAIRFDAVRLDASALLGTPCAEATLVEPLLDRASVILAAELCGIAAAALKRTVEYLVTREQFDQRLAEFQALQHRCARLFADIERTISITQAAAAAVDEGASDASALASGAKALASEVARTTTEEALQLHGGLGMTEEQDIGLFFKRARTTSAIWGDARYHLARVATQNGY from the coding sequence ATGGGACCGGAACAGACGCTCGAGGCGTTCGAAGCCGAGCTGGTGGCGTGGCTCGACGCGAGCGACGCGCCGCCGGTGGAGGATTCGGTGGCCTGGTCCGAGCGGCTCGGCCAGGCTGGCTTGCTAGCGCCCGACTGGGTGCCCGAGCACGGGGGCCTGGGCCTGCCACGCACCCACGTGCGTGCGCTCGAGTCGGCGCTGCGCGAGCGCGGTATCCGCCGCACCGTGAGCGGCGGCCTCGAGATGCTGGCCCCCGCGCTCCTCGAGTACGCCTCGCCCGAGCAGCTGCTCGAGTTCCTGCCGCCCATCGCACGCGCCGAAACCATGTGGGCCCAGGGCTATTCGGAGCCCCAGGCCGGCTCGGACCTCGCCAACGTGCAGATGCGCTGCGAGGACCAGGGCGATCACTACCTCGTCAACGGCCAGAAGATCTGGACCTCGGGCGCCGACCAGTCCGATTGGATCTTCTGTCTCGTGCGCACCGACCCGAGCGCCAAGAAGCACGACGGCATCAGCTTCCTGCTCGTCGACTTGCGGAGCGAGGGCATCTCGATCTCGCCGATCGTGCTGATCTCCGGACGCTCCCCCTTCTGTGAAGTCTTCTTCTCCGACGTGCGGGTGCCGAAGGGCAACCTGATCGGCGGGGAAGGCGGCGGCTGGCCGATCGCGAAGCGCCTGCTCCAGTTCGAGCGCAACATGCTGGGTTCGGGCGGGCTCGCCTCTCTCACCGGCAAGGCCGGACGCAAGAGCCTCGCCGACGTCGCCCGCGAGCGGGTGGGCGTCGACGCCGAGGGTCGACTCCAGGACGCCGGGCTGCGAGAACGCGTGGCGCGCCAATGGGTCGACGAGCAGGCGAACCGGCTCACCGGACGCCGCGGACGCGGCGGCGACGCCGCGCGCGTGTCCTCGATCCTGAAGCTCGCGAGCTCCGAGACCAGCCAGCAGCGCTATGCGCTCCTGATGGACCTGCTGGGTTCTGAGGGTTTCGGCTGGGAGAGCGAAGGCTTCTCGGCCCATGAGCTCTCGATTCCGCGCCAGTGGCTGCGGTCCCGCGCGAACACCATCGAGGGCGGCACCTCCGAGGTGCAGCTCAACATCATCGCGAAACGCGTGCTCGGCATGACGGGCGGCGGCAGCGGGGTTCCCGACCAGTCCCTCGCGCGCAACGAAGACGAAGCCCTGATCCGCGACTCGGCGCTGCAGTTCCTCACCGAACAGGATCCCCTCGGCTCGGTGCGCGACTGGCGCGACGCCGAGAGTGCTGCCCCGTGCTCGGCCGCGTTCTGGTCGGCCGTGCAGGAGTTGGGCTGGCCCGGCCTGCTCGCCCCCGAAGACCAGGGCGGCGCCGGGCTCGGCCTTCGCGAGTGCGCCGTCGTCTTCGAGGCGCTCGGGCGCCACGCCGTCTCGACGCCGCTGTTCGCGAGCGGGGTGCTCGCCACGAGTGCGCTGACACTGCTGGACGCGTGGGGCGTCCTCCCCAAGGCGGAGACGCTCGTCACCGGAGACGGCACCGTGGCCCTGGCCCTCGACGAATCCGCGCGCTTCGACCCCTCCGCGATCGCGACGACGGCCCGGCGCGTCGACGGCGGCTTCGAACTCTCGGGCACCAAACGGCCGGTCCTCGACGGCGCAGCCGCGGAGCGCTGGCTCGTGTGGGCCCGCCTCGAAGCCCCCGAGAACGCCGACACGCCGTTCGCGCTCTTCGTCGTCGACCCGAGCGCCGCGGGGGTCCACTGCGAGACCCTCCGCTGGATCGATGGCCGGCGCGCCGCCGCGATCCGCTTCGACGCCGTGCGACTCGACGCGAGCGCCCTGCTCGGTACGCCGTGTGCCGAAGCGACACTGGTCGAGCCGCTGCTCGACCGGGCGTCGGTGATCCTGGCCGCCGAGTTGTGCGGCATCGCCGCCGCAGCGCTCAAGCGCACCGTCGAGTACCTCGTCACCCGCGAGCAGTTCGACCAACGGCTCGCCGAGTTCCAGGCCCTGCAGCACCGCTGCGCGCGGCTCTTCGCCGACATCGAGCGCACCATCTCGATCACCCAGGCAGCGGCCGCCGCCGTCGACGAAGGCGCGAGCGACGCGTCGGCCCTCGCCAGCGGCGCGAAGGCGCTGGCCTCGGAAGTCGCGCGCACCACCACCGAGGAAGCGCTCCAGCTCCACGGCGGGCTCGGCATGACCGAGGAGCAGGACATCGGCCTGTTCTTCAAGCGCGCCCGCACCACGAGCGCGATCTGGGGCGACGCGCGCTACCACCTGGCCCGCGTCGCGACCCAGAACGGCTACTAG
- a CDS encoding enoyl-CoA hydratase/isomerase family protein, whose protein sequence is MGEPISIEREGRIAIITNEDAPRNRMTIEFMDALEKAQHELEKDTSVGAVVIRGAGEEHFSVGMNLKQFGQGVKEKGSFDGILDQRLRVIRKIERGSKPWIATMYGYCLGGGLELPLGCHFRLAAEEGAKIGLPEMDLGGVPAWGGTARLTRVVGQAAALDLILRGKMISGPEAYRIGLVQEVWPNSELQKRARDLAHALAKQPSTAVAGVIDCVNRAGELSLEEALAVEREWVDKTSGSKDQQEGMRAFLEKREPRFHD, encoded by the coding sequence ATGGGCGAACCCATTTCAATCGAGCGCGAGGGCCGGATCGCGATCATCACCAACGAAGACGCGCCGCGGAATCGCATGACGATCGAGTTCATGGACGCGCTCGAGAAGGCGCAGCACGAGCTCGAGAAGGACACTTCGGTGGGCGCCGTCGTGATCCGAGGCGCCGGAGAAGAGCACTTCTCGGTCGGCATGAATCTGAAGCAGTTCGGTCAGGGCGTGAAGGAGAAGGGCAGTTTCGATGGGATCCTCGACCAGCGGCTGCGCGTGATCCGCAAGATCGAACGGGGCTCGAAGCCCTGGATCGCCACCATGTACGGCTACTGCCTGGGCGGTGGCCTGGAGCTGCCCCTGGGTTGTCACTTCCGCCTCGCCGCGGAAGAAGGCGCCAAGATCGGTTTGCCCGAGATGGACCTCGGTGGGGTCCCCGCCTGGGGCGGAACGGCGCGGCTCACCCGCGTGGTTGGCCAGGCGGCGGCCCTCGACCTGATCCTGCGCGGCAAGATGATCTCCGGTCCCGAGGCCTACCGGATCGGACTCGTGCAAGAGGTGTGGCCCAATTCGGAGCTCCAGAAACGCGCGCGCGACCTGGCCCACGCGCTCGCGAAGCAACCCTCCACGGCCGTGGCTGGGGTCATCGACTGCGTCAACCGCGCGGGTGAGCTGTCCCTGGAAGAGGCACTGGCGGTCGAGCGCGAGTGGGTCGACAAGACCTCCGGCTCGAAGGATCAGCAGGAAGGCATGCGTGCCTTCCTCGAGAAACGAGAGCCGCGCTTCCACGACTAG